A single genomic interval of Ruminococcus sp. NK3A76 harbors:
- the rpoB gene encoding DNA-directed RNA polymerase subunit beta: MLNVKDVKLGKNTRKSFAKIDEVLEMPNLIEVQKNSYKWFLDEGLREVFRDVATITDYNGNLELNFVDYRIDEKPKYTVAECKDRDVTYAAPLRVTARLNNTETGEIKESEVFMGDFPMMTDSGTFVINGAERVIVSQLVRSPGVYYAVDKDKTGKDLFRATVIPNRGAWLEYEMDSNDVVYVRIDKNRKIPLTIFIRAIGYGTNEEIEEVFGPDLRIHETILQKDQTANREEALLEVYKKLRPGEPPTVESAVTHLNNLFFDARRYDLSRFGRYKYNKKLGIGARLAGHVLSRPVVNPLTGEIMAEEGELIRFDRALEIEQAGVSEVYVKVEVKEYYTTPTGESGTRFEDKEVKIIGSGMVDIDGYVDFDCTPLGINEKVSFAVLKDILETSEDEEEIRENISARRDELIPKHITIDDIVATVSYFLNLCDGVGTIDDIDHLGNRRIRSVGELLQNQFRIGFTRMERVIRERMNTQSQDMEVITPTALINIRPITAAIKEFFGSSPLSQFMDQNNPLAELTHKRRLSALGPGGLSRDRASFEVRDVHYTHYGRMCPIETPEGPNIGLISYLASFARINEYGFIEAPYRKVDKETGVVTDEVVYMTADVEDNYMVAQANEPLTEDHKFARAKVNGRYRDQILEIEANKIDFMDVSPKMVVSVATACIPFLENDDANRALMGSNMQRQAVPLLKTESPIVGTGMEYKACLDSGVAVVSDAPGVVESVDADKIVVREDTGEQHTYQLTKFKRSNAGTCTNQRPIVSEGERITEHQIIGDGPATCDGELSLGKNSLIGFMTWEGYNYEDAVLLNENLVKQDRYTSIHIEEYEIEARDTKLGPEEITRDIPNVGEDALKDLDENGIIRIGAEVRSGDILVGKVTPKGETELTAEERLLRAIFGEKAREVRDNSLKVPHGEAGIIIDVKVFTRENCDELSPGVNKLVRCYIAQKRKISVGDKMAGRHGNKGVVSRILPQEDMPFLEDGTPLDIVLNPLGVPSRMNIGQVLEVHLGMACKALGIKIMTPVFDGAHEADIREAFRMAQKIHEEHKDDPFEIRTMGEIINTKALSYSEDGKFDVYDGRTGEKFDNKVTVGYMYYLKLHHLVDDKIHARSVGPYALVTQQPLGGKAQFGGQRFGEMEVWALEAYGAAYTLQEILTVKSDDTVGRVKTYEAIVKGQNIPKPCVPEAFRVLFKEMQSLGLDVAVLDQDGEEIDLKQTFDDDDDFVPASSQINDEDNYTMTNSGFGDGYVGEDENGELSSLDDYNDDSDEDDDYSYDDDDFADDGDFFGSDDE, encoded by the coding sequence ATGCTGAATGTGAAGGACGTCAAGCTTGGTAAAAACACGAGAAAGAGCTTTGCCAAGATAGACGAGGTCCTCGAGATGCCTAACCTTATCGAGGTGCAGAAGAACTCGTATAAGTGGTTTCTTGATGAGGGCTTGAGAGAGGTTTTCAGAGATGTAGCTACCATCACCGATTATAACGGTAACCTGGAGCTCAACTTCGTTGACTACCGCATTGATGAAAAGCCCAAATACACTGTCGCTGAGTGCAAGGACAGAGACGTTACCTATGCAGCCCCCCTGAGAGTCACTGCAAGACTCAATAACACCGAGACAGGCGAGATAAAGGAGTCTGAGGTGTTTATGGGCGATTTCCCGATGATGACAGATTCGGGTACGTTCGTAATAAACGGCGCTGAGCGTGTTATCGTATCTCAGCTCGTTCGTTCACCGGGCGTTTACTACGCAGTTGACAAGGACAAGACCGGTAAGGACCTTTTCAGGGCTACTGTTATCCCGAACAGAGGTGCATGGCTCGAATATGAGATGGATTCCAATGATGTTGTCTATGTAAGGATAGACAAGAACAGGAAGATACCGCTCACTATATTTATCCGTGCTATAGGCTATGGCACAAATGAGGAGATAGAGGAGGTCTTCGGCCCCGATCTCAGGATACATGAGACTATTCTCCAGAAGGATCAGACAGCTAACAGAGAGGAAGCTCTCCTTGAAGTATACAAAAAGCTCCGCCCCGGCGAGCCGCCTACGGTAGAGAGCGCTGTAACTCACCTCAACAACCTCTTCTTCGACGCAAGAAGATATGACCTCTCACGCTTCGGCAGATATAAGTATAACAAGAAGCTCGGCATAGGCGCACGTCTTGCAGGCCATGTGCTTTCAAGACCTGTCGTTAACCCCCTTACAGGCGAGATAATGGCTGAGGAAGGCGAGCTTATCCGCTTTGACCGTGCTCTCGAGATCGAGCAGGCAGGTGTTTCCGAGGTATATGTAAAGGTAGAGGTAAAGGAATACTACACCACTCCTACAGGTGAGAGCGGCACACGCTTTGAGGATAAGGAAGTCAAGATCATAGGCTCAGGCATGGTAGATATCGACGGCTATGTTGACTTTGACTGCACACCTCTCGGCATCAACGAGAAGGTGTCCTTCGCTGTACTTAAGGATATCCTTGAGACATCTGAGGACGAGGAGGAGATAAGAGAGAACATCTCTGCAAGAAGAGATGAGCTTATCCCCAAGCATATCACTATTGATGATATCGTGGCTACAGTTTCCTACTTCCTTAATCTCTGCGACGGCGTAGGCACAATAGACGATATCGACCACCTCGGCAACAGAAGAATAAGATCTGTCGGCGAGCTCTTACAGAACCAGTTCAGGATCGGCTTTACAAGAATGGAAAGAGTTATCCGTGAGAGAATGAACACTCAGTCTCAGGATATGGAGGTAATCACTCCTACAGCTCTTATCAATATAAGACCTATAACAGCAGCTATCAAGGAATTCTTCGGTTCATCACCGCTCTCGCAGTTCATGGATCAGAATAACCCCCTTGCAGAGCTTACTCACAAGAGAAGACTTTCCGCCCTCGGCCCCGGCGGTCTTTCAAGAGACCGTGCGAGCTTCGAGGTTCGTGACGTTCACTATACACACTACGGAAGAATGTGCCCGATCGAGACCCCTGAAGGTCCTAACATCGGCCTTATCTCCTACCTTGCATCTTTCGCAAGGATAAATGAATACGGCTTTATCGAGGCTCCCTACAGAAAGGTAGACAAGGAGACCGGCGTAGTTACTGACGAGGTCGTTTACATGACTGCCGATGTCGAGGATAACTACATGGTGGCTCAGGCTAACGAGCCCCTTACCGAGGATCATAAGTTCGCAAGAGCTAAGGTCAACGGCAGATACCGTGACCAGATCCTCGAAATAGAAGCAAACAAGATTGACTTTATGGACGTATCACCTAAGATGGTGGTATCAGTCGCTACAGCTTGTATCCCGTTCCTTGAAAACGACGACGCTAACCGTGCGCTCATGGGCTCTAATATGCAGAGACAGGCAGTTCCGCTGCTTAAGACTGAAAGCCCTATCGTCGGCACAGGTATGGAGTACAAGGCCTGCCTCGACTCGGGCGTTGCAGTCGTTTCTGACGCACCCGGCGTGGTAGAGAGCGTTGATGCTGACAAGATAGTCGTAAGAGAAGACACCGGCGAGCAGCACACATACCAGCTCACAAAGTTCAAGCGCTCGAATGCAGGCACCTGCACCAACCAGAGACCTATCGTTTCTGAGGGCGAGAGGATAACCGAGCACCAGATAATCGGTGACGGCCCTGCTACCTGCGACGGCGAGCTCTCACTCGGTAAGAACTCTCTTATCGGCTTCATGACCTGGGAGGGCTATAACTACGAGGACGCTGTACTCCTTAACGAGAACCTCGTAAAGCAGGACAGATATACCTCTATCCACATTGAGGAATACGAGATAGAGGCAAGAGATACCAAGCTCGGGCCTGAGGAGATAACAAGAGATATCCCCAACGTCGGTGAGGACGCTCTTAAGGATCTCGACGAGAACGGTATCATAAGGATAGGTGCTGAGGTACGCTCAGGCGATATCCTTGTAGGTAAGGTAACGCCCAAGGGCGAGACTGAGCTTACGGCAGAAGAAAGACTGCTTCGTGCTATCTTCGGTGAGAAGGCAAGAGAGGTAAGGGACAACTCCCTTAAGGTGCCTCACGGTGAAGCAGGTATAATCATAGATGTAAAGGTATTTACAAGAGAGAACTGCGACGAGCTCTCGCCCGGCGTTAACAAGCTGGTAAGATGCTATATCGCTCAGAAGAGAAAGATCTCTGTCGGCGATAAGATGGCGGGCCGTCACGGTAATAAGGGTGTTGTATCGAGAATACTTCCTCAGGAGGATATGCCGTTCCTTGAAGACGGTACTCCGCTCGATATCGTGCTCAACCCTCTGGGCGTTCCTTCCCGAATGAATATCGGTCAGGTTCTCGAGGTACACCTCGGTATGGCCTGCAAGGCGCTCGGTATAAAGATAATGACCCCTGTATTCGACGGCGCTCACGAAGCCGATATCAGAGAGGCGTTCAGAATGGCTCAGAAGATACACGAGGAGCATAAGGACGACCCGTTCGAGATAAGGACAATGGGCGAGATAATCAATACAAAGGCACTCAGCTACAGCGAGGACGGTAAGTTCGACGTATACGACGGCAGAACAGGTGAGAAGTTCGATAACAAGGTTACTGTCGGCTATATGTATTACCTCAAGCTCCACCACCTCGTTGACGATAAGATACACGCACGTTCTGTCGGCCCGTATGCGCTCGTAACACAGCAGCCTCTCGGCGGTAAGGCACAGTTCGGCGGCCAGCGTTTCGGTGAGATGGAAGTTTGGGCTCTCGAGGCTTACGGCGCAGCTTATACCCTCCAGGAGATACTCACTGTCAAGTCTGACGATACCGTCGGCAGAGTCAAGACATATGAAGCTATCGTCAAGGGTCAGAATATTCCCAAGCCGTGCGTTCCTGAGGCATTCAGGGTACTCTTCAAGGAAATGCAGTCGCTCGGTCTTGATGTTGCTGTTCTCGATCAGGATGGCGAGGAGATCGACCTTAAGCAGACTTTCGATGATGATGACGACTTCGTTCCTGCTTCCTCTCAGATCAATGACGAGGATAACTACACCATGACAAACAGCGGCTTCGGCGACGGCTATGTTGGTGAGGACGAGAACGGCGAGCTCTCATCGCTCGATGACTACAACGACGACTCGGACGAGGATGATGATTATTCGTATGATGACGACGATTTCGCTGATGACGGCGACTTCTTCGGCTCGGACGACGAATAA
- a CDS encoding SH3 domain-containing protein — MASEHAGGTIVVTCDLLNVRRGAGTGWGVLGTLKRNETKTVVDSKKEVNSTRLWYRIDFEGKEGWVVSTYVKFTPAPSAGRPARASSGISSRPAVSNTSSRPASSSVSSRPAVSNVSTRPGSGNK; from the coding sequence ATGGCAAGTGAACACGCAGGCGGAACTATCGTGGTCACCTGTGACCTTCTCAACGTAAGACGTGGGGCAGGCACGGGCTGGGGTGTGCTCGGCACGCTTAAAAGAAACGAAACCAAAACGGTGGTGGACTCGAAAAAAGAGGTAAACAGCACCAGGCTCTGGTACAGGATAGACTTCGAGGGCAAGGAAGGCTGGGTGGTAAGCACTTATGTGAAATTCACCCCTGCACCGAGCGCAGGCCGGCCGGCAAGAGCTTCTTCGGGTATTTCAAGCCGCCCGGCGGTATCAAACACAAGCTCACGCCCGGCATCGTCTTCTGTAAGCTCACGCCCTGCTGTGTCGAACGTAAGCACCCGTCCGGGGTCGGGGAACAAATAA
- the secF gene encoding protein translocase subunit SecF has protein sequence MKRGKKPVFFIVLLCIAAFAYLTYAGIGTQYGDIKTTYIKGVDEIRWGIDIQGGVNATFEPADDYDASEKEIDAAKAVIEQRLVSLNITDSDVYADYNKKRVMVSFPWQAGEESFDPEEAVSELGETALLTFRKGSEATGEEILTGTSVQSAEAVPYQDKESGETTYVVSLEFDSDGSKAFASATAELIGSPISIWMDDKCISAPKVNSAITDGKCQIEGDFTYDSAKALADKINAGSLPFKLETTSTNIISATLGEGARTAMIIAGAIAFIMIALYMTLVYKLPGFVASLALFGQVVGTIACISGFFGNIESFTLTIPGIAGIILAIGMGVDANVITAERIKEELRSGKTLNGAIELGYKRAWSAVFDGNITVVFVAIILMGAFGPTDGIFATFLKPIFFAFGAATAGTIYSLGYTLLVGIILNFVFGIFCSRLMLSSLAQFKCFKKRTLYGGFADDDETAKEKYEAAKAKRLNVVGNKKKFYAASVALFVAFGIVTAVFGLSVAIEFKGGTIISYTYTGSIETSDVEKTVKDSISEDVIVTKGTNFSSDDTTIKLSFSSKEGISDDKQATLAAALKEKFPDNEIELLESSDVSASNGMEFFFKCLVAVAAAAVITIIYIAFRFRKIGGLSAGVFSVVALIHDMIMVYGCFAICRFDINANFMAVLLTILGYSINATIIIYDRIRENRRLYGNKYSLDEMVNMSITQTLGRSINTTVTTVMAMATVCIVCTVYGVSSIISFAFPLIIGMIAGVYSSNCIAPTLWVAWQDHKSKAAKKAGYTGKKKK, from the coding sequence GTGAAACGAGGTAAGAAGCCGGTCTTTTTTATAGTTCTGCTTTGTATCGCTGCGTTTGCTTATCTGACATATGCAGGTATAGGCACTCAGTACGGCGATATCAAGACGACCTATATCAAGGGCGTTGATGAGATAAGATGGGGTATAGATATCCAGGGCGGTGTCAATGCCACATTCGAGCCCGCAGATGATTACGATGCGAGCGAGAAAGAGATAGATGCGGCAAAGGCCGTTATCGAGCAGAGACTTGTCTCGCTCAATATCACTGACTCGGACGTTTATGCCGATTACAACAAAAAGCGTGTAATGGTGTCGTTCCCGTGGCAGGCAGGCGAGGAGAGCTTTGACCCTGAGGAGGCTGTATCAGAGCTCGGCGAGACTGCACTTCTGACATTCAGAAAGGGCAGCGAGGCGACAGGTGAGGAGATACTCACAGGTACGAGCGTACAGTCTGCCGAGGCTGTTCCTTATCAGGACAAGGAGTCAGGCGAGACAACATACGTTGTAAGCCTTGAATTCGATTCCGACGGCTCAAAGGCATTCGCTTCGGCTACGGCAGAGCTTATCGGCAGCCCGATATCTATCTGGATGGACGATAAGTGCATATCTGCTCCTAAGGTAAACTCAGCTATCACAGACGGCAAGTGCCAGATAGAGGGCGACTTCACATACGATTCCGCCAAGGCTCTTGCTGATAAGATAAACGCAGGCTCACTGCCTTTTAAGCTCGAAACAACGAGCACGAACATCATCTCTGCTACCCTCGGTGAGGGCGCAAGAACAGCTATGATAATAGCAGGCGCTATCGCATTCATCATGATAGCTCTTTATATGACTCTCGTTTATAAGCTCCCGGGCTTTGTGGCTTCGCTCGCACTGTTCGGCCAGGTGGTAGGCACTATCGCCTGCATATCCGGCTTCTTCGGGAATATCGAGAGCTTCACGCTCACCATTCCGGGTATCGCCGGTATCATACTTGCTATCGGTATGGGCGTTGACGCCAATGTTATCACGGCAGAGCGTATCAAGGAAGAGCTCCGCTCGGGCAAGACGCTTAACGGCGCTATAGAGCTCGGCTACAAGAGAGCATGGAGCGCAGTATTCGACGGTAACATCACAGTCGTATTCGTAGCAATAATCCTCATGGGCGCATTCGGCCCGACAGACGGCATCTTCGCTACATTCTTAAAGCCTATATTCTTCGCATTCGGCGCAGCTACAGCAGGTACTATCTACTCGCTCGGCTATACGCTGCTTGTGGGTATCATATTAAACTTCGTGTTCGGTATCTTCTGCTCACGCCTTATGCTCTCCTCGCTCGCACAGTTCAAGTGCTTCAAGAAGAGAACTCTCTACGGCGGCTTTGCTGACGATGATGAGACAGCTAAGGAGAAGTACGAGGCTGCTAAGGCTAAGAGGCTCAACGTTGTGGGCAACAAGAAGAAGTTCTACGCTGCATCTGTTGCACTCTTCGTGGCATTCGGCATAGTTACGGCAGTGTTCGGCCTTAGCGTGGCTATCGAGTTCAAGGGCGGTACTATCATATCCTACACCTACACTGGCAGCATTGAAACGAGCGACGTTGAAAAGACTGTCAAGGATTCGATCAGCGAGGACGTTATAGTAACAAAGGGTACTAACTTCTCGTCTGACGATACAACTATCAAGCTCTCCTTCTCATCAAAGGAAGGCATAAGCGACGACAAGCAGGCGACCCTTGCAGCAGCTTTGAAGGAAAAGTTCCCGGACAACGAGATAGAGCTTCTGGAATCCTCTGACGTTTCCGCTTCAAACGGTATGGAATTCTTCTTCAAGTGTCTTGTTGCGGTAGCGGCTGCGGCAGTCATCACGATAATCTACATCGCATTCAGATTCAGAAAGATAGGCGGTCTTTCTGCCGGTGTATTCTCGGTAGTAGCGCTTATTCACGATATGATAATGGTCTACGGCTGCTTTGCTATATGCCGCTTCGACATAAACGCAAACTTCATGGCAGTTCTGCTCACCATTCTCGGTTACTCTATCAATGCGACTATCATCATCTACGACCGTATCCGTGAGAACAGAAGGCTTTACGGCAACAAGTACTCGCTTGACGAAATGGTCAATATGTCTATTACACAGACTCTCGGCAGATCCATAAACACCACCGTTACAACAGTTATGGCTATGGCAACAGTATGCATAGTCTGCACAGTATACGGTGTAAGCTCGATAATCAGCTTTGCATTCCCGCTGATAATCGGCATGATAGCCGGTGTATATTCTTCAAACTGCATAGCTCCGACCCTTTGGGTAGCATGGCAGGATCACAAGTCCAAGGCCGCCAAGAAGGCAGGCTACACAGGCAAGAAAAAGAAATAA
- a CDS encoding hemolysin family protein has protein sequence MDDVLRRCISGSSALVLIMLLFLFTAIESSILDCSENKLRSLLSESKNRRAERLLRLKDRRQAVKVTGIVERCLLTAAVCFMCEWGFSSELRSVITGALGEAARAVAYVILLLILVLIIPTAINTPRRLSGYEVIGERLALRFCGLYSLLMTLFWPVTAIVDGISGFVLRRSGVEDTTGDEPVSEEDILMLVDAVNDSGDIDENQAEMITNIFEFDDLEAKDVMTHRIDITGIERSSPASEAAELAINEGFSRLPVYDGTIDSLCGVIYSKDLLRICYENKLGDLTAGDIARDISFVPENIKCGELFEQMSASKAQIAALVDEYGGTAGIVTMEDLIEAIVGSIEDEFDEGELAEITSLDNGSFDVLGTARPQDVMEALGTGIEIPEEFDTIGGFVIDKLGFIPSSTQKPTVKWNDIKFTVLRADETKIEKLRIKKLSPVPSGTS, from the coding sequence ATGGACGACGTCTTGCGGCGATGTATTTCCGGGAGCTCGGCTCTCGTGCTTATAATGCTTTTGTTCCTGTTCACGGCGATAGAGAGCAGTATCCTCGATTGCAGCGAGAACAAGCTGCGCTCTCTCCTGTCCGAGAGCAAGAACAGACGGGCTGAAAGGCTGCTGCGCCTTAAGGACAGGCGGCAGGCAGTAAAGGTCACAGGCATCGTGGAAAGATGCCTGCTCACGGCGGCTGTGTGCTTTATGTGCGAGTGGGGCTTTTCATCTGAGCTGCGCTCGGTCATAACAGGTGCGCTCGGCGAGGCTGCAAGGGCAGTCGCTTATGTGATACTCCTGCTCATTCTTGTGTTGATAATACCAACTGCTATAAATACCCCCAGGCGGCTCTCGGGCTATGAGGTCATAGGCGAGCGGCTCGCACTCAGGTTCTGTGGGCTCTACAGCCTGCTGATGACGCTTTTTTGGCCTGTTACGGCGATAGTTGACGGCATAAGCGGCTTTGTGCTGCGCAGGTCGGGCGTTGAGGACACTACAGGCGACGAGCCGGTGAGCGAGGAGGATATCCTCATGCTCGTTGACGCTGTAAACGACTCGGGCGATATCGACGAGAACCAGGCCGAGATGATAACCAACATCTTCGAGTTCGACGACCTTGAAGCCAAGGACGTTATGACCCACAGGATAGACATAACAGGCATCGAGCGCTCCTCCCCGGCGAGCGAGGCGGCAGAGCTTGCGATAAACGAGGGCTTTTCAAGGCTGCCGGTCTACGACGGCACGATAGACAGCCTGTGCGGCGTTATCTATTCAAAAGACCTGCTGCGCATCTGCTATGAAAACAAGCTCGGCGACCTCACGGCAGGAGATATAGCCCGTGATATCAGCTTCGTGCCGGAAAACATCAAGTGCGGCGAGCTCTTTGAGCAGATGAGCGCTTCAAAGGCTCAGATAGCGGCGCTCGTTGACGAATACGGCGGCACGGCAGGCATCGTGACTATGGAAGACCTGATAGAAGCGATAGTCGGCAGCATAGAAGACGAATTCGACGAGGGCGAGCTTGCCGAGATAACCAGCCTTGACAACGGCTCTTTCGACGTGCTCGGCACAGCAAGGCCGCAGGACGTTATGGAAGCTCTCGGCACAGGCATAGAGATACCCGAGGAATTCGACACGATAGGCGGCTTTGTGATAGATAAGCTCGGATTTATCCCAAGCAGCACCCAGAAGCCGACCGTCAAGTGGAACGATATAAAATTCACAGTCCTCAGAGCTGACGAGACAAAGATAGAAAAGCTCAGGATAAAAAAGCTCTCCCCTGTTCCGAGCGGAACTTCGTGA
- a CDS encoding transglutaminase domain-containing protein gives MKGKRHKKYALRRIIPVKAAALSMLMCVCVLCGCSKTGSSDSSSLPQATAPAQQETESPPAKPSSDTSKETTTTSAESKKTGKTSKAATKASDKKTESGTTTTKKTTPADTSSQTTTPQVTYNYTEQQTQQTEPANATVTSRITTSSSAKDTSGKPQTAARERDEKPQAEYHIYADGYVTKYDELKLRNLTKDQRRAYNSLSEGIWKMQKDIPIPEKVIRQSEAADFLYTVLGTMPEVNYVTGTFKMSVGGGYVTKYTIDYSLDTKQAQEQHKALRAAASRIIGSLPSGMTDSEKVRYFHDYIIKNCEYSKEGGNSSYTAYGCLVEGKAVCEGYAMALDYLCEKAGIYSLLISGESTSSSGQKLTHIWNKIQLDNKWYNFDVTWDDPVSSFGSDYVRYDYYAVPDKQLERTHTTDKNRFGYYPEAWASDENYFVKNGLYIDSTDEADEMVTDALALSLTEGQVCASVRCSKSTFDDVYKLIMSSDEQTGLHTVSRYLAAACEKSGIYKEYAGFYAVKNDGAGVIAIILK, from the coding sequence ATGAAAGGAAAAAGACACAAAAAATATGCACTCCGGCGCATTATACCCGTAAAAGCTGCGGCGCTGTCAATGCTTATGTGCGTGTGTGTTCTTTGCGGCTGCTCGAAGACAGGCAGCTCAGACAGCTCGTCTTTGCCGCAGGCAACTGCCCCGGCACAGCAGGAGACTGAAAGCCCCCCTGCCAAACCGTCCTCCGACACGTCGAAAGAAACGACCACGACATCAGCCGAGAGCAAAAAGACAGGCAAGACCTCAAAGGCTGCCACAAAAGCCTCTGACAAAAAGACAGAGAGCGGCACTACCACCACCAAAAAGACCACCCCGGCAGATACTTCCAGCCAGACGACCACGCCGCAGGTGACTTACAACTACACCGAGCAGCAAACGCAGCAGACTGAGCCTGCGAACGCTACCGTAACAAGCAGGATAACAACATCGTCATCGGCTAAGGACACCTCCGGCAAGCCGCAGACTGCTGCCAGGGAAAGGGACGAAAAGCCGCAGGCCGAATATCACATCTACGCCGACGGCTACGTCACCAAATACGATGAACTCAAGCTCAGAAACCTTACCAAAGACCAGCGCAGAGCCTACAACTCGCTGTCCGAGGGGATATGGAAGATGCAAAAGGATATCCCTATCCCGGAAAAGGTGATTAGACAGAGCGAAGCGGCGGACTTTCTGTACACGGTGCTCGGCACTATGCCCGAGGTAAACTATGTCACAGGAACTTTCAAGATGTCTGTCGGCGGAGGATATGTCACCAAGTATACGATAGACTACTCGCTCGATACCAAACAGGCGCAGGAGCAGCACAAGGCACTCCGTGCGGCGGCTTCAAGGATAATCGGCAGCCTGCCCTCAGGCATGACCGACAGCGAAAAGGTAAGATACTTCCACGACTATATAATAAAGAACTGCGAATACTCAAAAGAGGGCGGCAACTCAAGCTACACCGCTTACGGCTGCCTTGTCGAGGGCAAGGCCGTCTGCGAGGGCTATGCTATGGCGCTTGACTACCTCTGCGAAAAGGCAGGCATATACTCGCTGCTGATATCCGGCGAGAGCACCAGCTCCTCAGGGCAGAAGCTCACCCACATCTGGAACAAGATACAGCTTGACAACAAGTGGTACAACTTCGATGTGACCTGGGACGACCCTGTGTCGAGCTTCGGGTCTGACTACGTCAGATACGACTACTACGCCGTACCCGACAAGCAGCTTGAACGCACGCATACGACTGATAAAAACCGCTTCGGCTATTACCCCGAGGCGTGGGCATCTGATGAGAACTACTTCGTCAAGAACGGCCTGTACATCGACAGCACAGATGAAGCTGACGAGATGGTGACCGACGCTCTTGCGCTGTCACTCACAGAGGGGCAGGTATGCGCAAGTGTACGGTGCAGCAAAAGCACCTTTGACGATGTATACAAGCTCATAATGAGCTCGGACGAGCAGACGGGGCTGCACACTGTAAGCAGATATCTCGCTGCTGCCTGCGAAAAATCCGGCATTTACAAGGAATACGCAGGTTTTTACGCTGTAAAGAACGATGGCGCAGGTGTTATAGCCATCATACTTAAATAA